The following is a genomic window from Bacillus sp. BGMRC 2118.
TATTACATATTAATCCTATGCGTCAAGTATGAATTAATTCATTCTATTTTCACATTCGTAAAAGGTTACAAGAAAGCATAACGGTTTACATAAAACATAAATAGGAGTAAGATTACTCAAGATATTAGTTACCTAGATAACTAATTAAAAGGAAGTGATACGTTTGAATCATCATGAGCTTTTTCATACTGTGAATCAACTCTCACGTGAGTTAATGAAGGCTTATAACGAAATACTAAAGCCATTCGGACTGTATAGTGCACAATGGACCGTTTTATATGTTTTGAAAACAAAGGGCACGTTAACTCAATCTGAACTATGTGATTATTTAGCAATTGAAGCTCCACCTATGACCAGAACGATTCAAAAGCTTGTTTCTCTCGGCCTTGTTATACAAGTAACTGGAGAAGATCGTCGTTCTAAAAAGATTTCACTTTCTGAAAAGGCACTTAATCTATATCCTGAATGGGAAAAGTCTGTTGTAGAGATGAACAATCAATTACTAAATCAAGTATCACCAGCGAGACAGGTCGACCTACAACAAAATTTATTAGCATTCGTACAAATGCTGAAGCAACAAGAGGAGATGCAACATGGAGAACCAACTATGGACTAAAAATTTCATTAGTATTTGTGTAACCAATTTTCTATTGTTTTTAAACTTTTATTATTTGCTAGTTATTCTACCTATTTATTCTGTAAAAGAATTGCATGGACCAGAAT
Proteins encoded in this region:
- a CDS encoding MarR family transcriptional regulator, with translation MKAYNEILKPFGLYSAQWTVLYVLKTKGTLTQSELCDYLAIEAPPMTRTIQKLVSLGLVIQVTGEDRRSKKISLSEKALNLYPEWEKSVVEMNNQLLNQVSPARQVDLQQNLLAFVQMLKQQEEMQHGEPTMD